The proteins below come from a single Spirochaetaceae bacterium genomic window:
- a CDS encoding DNA alkylation repair protein has protein sequence MSELLKDMYNHKSLSQLAANIKTVYNLFKAEEFLKSTMDESWVNLELKARGRQICLNLGKYLPANYPDALKVIDDVLASHNDWVNGFFGVIFADFVEVYGQAEENWDISMAALARYTQYGSAEFAVRPFIINYEERMLAQMLAWARHENEHIRRLASEGCRPALPWGQALTKYKKDPAPILPILEQLKADPSLYVRKSVANNLNDISKTHPALVAKLAKEWYGDNERTNWIVKHGCRTLLKKGNSEVLAIFGFNNALAITTGGFTLDKTSLTIGEDVNFSFTILSQEAAKVRLEYTVDYVKANGKTSRKIFQISEVTLKAGEDKLYSKNHSFANLSTRKHYPGVHTLTLIVNGVERVSLDIELIE, from the coding sequence ATGTCCGAACTACTCAAAGATATGTACAATCATAAGTCGTTAAGCCAACTGGCTGCCAATATTAAAACGGTTTACAACCTTTTTAAGGCCGAAGAATTTTTAAAATCGACAATGGACGAAAGCTGGGTAAACTTAGAGTTAAAAGCACGTGGCCGCCAAATTTGCCTAAATTTAGGTAAATACTTACCGGCTAACTACCCTGATGCGCTTAAGGTTATCGATGATGTATTAGCCAGCCATAATGATTGGGTAAATGGCTTTTTTGGCGTTATCTTTGCCGATTTTGTCGAGGTTTATGGCCAAGCTGAGGAAAACTGGGATATATCGATGGCGGCTTTGGCAAGGTACACTCAATATGGCTCGGCCGAGTTTGCCGTAAGGCCTTTTATTATTAACTACGAAGAACGTATGCTGGCCCAAATGTTGGCTTGGGCACGGCACGAAAACGAACATATACGCCGTTTGGCCAGCGAAGGCTGCCGTCCGGCCTTACCGTGGGGGCAAGCCCTAACTAAATACAAAAAAGACCCGGCACCCATCTTGCCTATTTTAGAGCAGCTAAAGGCCGACCCGTCGTTATATGTACGCAAAAGTGTGGCCAATAATTTAAACGATATATCTAAAACTCACCCGGCTTTAGTGGCCAAGCTGGCTAAAGAGTGGTACGGCGATAACGAGCGCACCAACTGGATTGTTAAACATGGCTGCCGCACTTTACTTAAAAAAGGCAACAGCGAGGTACTGGCTATTTTTGGCTTTAACAATGCTTTAGCTATTACCACCGGAGGTTTTACCTTAGATAAAACCTCGTTGACCATTGGCGAAGATGTAAATTTTTCTTTTACTATTTTAAGCCAAGAAGCCGCTAAAGTGAGGCTGGAGTATACTGTAGATTATGTTAAGGCAAATGGTAAAACCAGCCGTAAAATTTTTCAAATATCTGAAGTTACGTTAAAAGCAGGTGAAGACAAGCTTTACAGCAAAAACCACTCCTTTGCT